Proteins co-encoded in one Pirellulales bacterium genomic window:
- a CDS encoding SDR family NAD(P)-dependent oxidoreductase — MQLARQTFVVTGGASGLGAAVAKDFLAAGANVALLDRQPCDLGGFSPIDQALCHSLLADVTQFDQVVSAFDQALARFGSIQGVVHCAGVIHAEKILGKSGPHDAAAFAKVLQINLIGTFHVLTVAATRMTSSPPQVDDERGVIILTSSIAASEGQIGQIAYAASKAGVAGLTLPAARELARHGIRVVTIAPGVFDTHMLAGLRDDARDSLATQVPFPRRLGQPAEFAALARHIVENALLNGCVIRLDGGLRMSAQ; from the coding sequence ATGCAACTCGCCCGACAGACATTTGTGGTAACCGGTGGGGCGTCGGGGTTGGGCGCGGCGGTTGCAAAGGATTTTTTAGCAGCCGGGGCAAATGTCGCTCTGCTGGATCGACAACCATGCGATCTGGGCGGTTTTTCACCCATTGATCAGGCGCTTTGTCATAGCCTCCTGGCCGATGTCACGCAATTTGATCAAGTTGTCTCGGCGTTTGATCAGGCTTTGGCCAGATTTGGTTCCATTCAAGGCGTGGTCCATTGCGCGGGAGTCATACACGCCGAAAAAATCCTCGGCAAATCCGGTCCGCATGACGCCGCGGCCTTTGCCAAGGTGCTGCAAATCAATCTCATCGGGACGTTTCATGTCTTAACCGTCGCGGCCACCCGCATGACAAGTAGTCCCCCCCAGGTGGATGATGAACGGGGAGTGATTATCTTGACCAGTTCCATCGCCGCCAGTGAGGGACAGATTGGCCAGATTGCCTATGCCGCCAGCAAGGCGGGCGTGGCGGGGTTGACCCTGCCCGCCGCGCGCGAGCTAGCACGCCACGGCATTCGCGTGGTGACCATCGCTCCGGGCGTCTTCGACACCCACATGCTGGCGGGGCTGCGCGACGATGCCCGCGACAGTCTGGCCACGCAGGTGCCCTTTCCCCGTCGTTTGGGTCAACCGGCGGAGTTTGCCGCGTTGGCCCGGCACATTGTGGAAAATGCGTTGCTTAACGGCTGTGTGATTCGCCTGGATGGCGGGTTACGGATGAGCGCGCAGTGA